In Colletotrichum higginsianum IMI 349063 chromosome 1, whole genome shotgun sequence, one genomic interval encodes:
- a CDS encoding Small secreted protein produces MQLSALFLLAPALVAATLDPATSNTKGKCPSSYACSATKVSKAIQAAECSHNTRTGKTQTFAVFETDHQYDGNNGYPYGTCSAYTCDAPTEMVADEDCWTFFWRSSSCVSGTGEESGVGTGCIKDPNTGECGCENSDGTFVPGSDSCK; encoded by the exons ATGCAGCTCTcggccctcttcctcctcgccccCGCCCTCGTGGCCGCGACTCTCGACCCGGCCAcctccaacaccaagggTAAATGCCCCTCGTCCTACGCCTGCAGCGCCACAAAGGTCTCCAAGGCcatccaggccgccgagTGCTCCCACAACACGCGCACCGGCAAGACCCAGACCTTTGCCGTCTTCGAGACCGACCACCAGTACGACGGCAACAACGGCTACCCCTACGGCACCTGCTCCGCCTACACCTGCGACGCGCCCACCGAGATGGTAGCTGACGAGGACTGCTGGACCTTTTTCTGGAG gtcgtcgtcgtgtgTCAGCGGCACCGGCGAGGAGAGCGGCGTCGGCACCGGTTGCATTAAGGACCCCAACACGGGCGAGTGCGGTTGCGAGAACTCTGACGGCACTTTCGTTCCCGGCAGCGACAGCTGTAAGTAA
- a CDS encoding Heterokaryon incompatibility protein translates to MCMNQQDIEERGHPVWLMPQIYSRAHRVLVYVGRPVQEEVPSDSFKIPLISRCPSYRCSRR, encoded by the coding sequence ATGTGTATGAACCAGCAGGACATCGAGGAGAGGGGCCACCCAGTGTGGCTGATGCCGCAGATCTACTCCCGGGCGCATCGTGTCCTCGTCTACGTCGGAAGACCGGTCCAGGAAGAGGTACCTTCCGATTCCTTTAAGATACCCCTGATCTCGAGGTGCCCCAGCTACCGCTGCAGCCGGCGTTGA
- a CDS encoding Heterokaryon incompatibility protein: MPRLPPVLYFRVPAYRHSSDLLHLADMALHSHTTVSRDEAFAVFRLMSCAENDGTVTGYTDWGYPCLLRRAFDVSRSGIGYDAARQVTSDSNPSWAPDWMDTPFLRRWLVLAEMHRESTLGMYPAGLPVNVSLVAGFLRFRVFRLGMLSGIIDEHTGYKATIIMPPARSGSDRTGVGC; the protein is encoded by the coding sequence ATGCCTCGGTTGCCGCCAGTTCTGTACTTCCGGGTGCCAGCGTACCGTCACTCAAGCGACTTGCTTCATCTCGCCGACATGGCACTGCACAGCCATACGACGGTTTCAAGAGACGAGGCCTTCGCCGTGTTCAGACTCATGTCCTGCGCCGAAAACGATGGCACTGTGACGGGCTATACAGATTGGGGTTACCCGTGTTTGCTTAGGAGGGCTTTCGACGTTAGTCGATCCGGCATAGGATATGACGCGGCACGGCAAGTCACGAGCGACTCAAACCCTTCATGGGCACCGGACTGGATGGATACACCGTTCCTGCGGCGGTGGCTGGTGCTTGCAGAGATGCATCGCGAGTCAACGCTTGGTATGTACCCTGCCGGCCTCCCAGTGAACGTCAGCCTGGTCGCTGGATTCTTGAGATTTCGCGTATTCAGATTGGGAATGCTCAGCGGCATAATCGACGAGCACACTGGGTATAAAGCAACCATCATCATGCCCCCAGCCAGGTCAGGCAGTGACCGTACCGGCGTTGGATGCTAG
- a CDS encoding ATP synthase subunit 9, which yields MASTRVLASRLATQMATKAARPAVRVSAMPKRTITGFSSPLQAVKRQQATTVQSKVFTQVQAKRAYSSEIAQAMVEVSKNLGMGSAAIGLTGAGIGIGLVFAALINGVARNPALRGQLFSYAILGFAFVEAIGLFDLMVALMAKFT from the exons ATGGCCTCCACTCGCGTCCTCGCTTCCAGACTCGCCACCCAGATGGCCACCAAGGCCGCCCGCCCTGCGGTGCGCGTCTCTGCCATGCCCAAGCGCACCATCACTG GCTTCTCCAGCCCCCTCCAGGCCGTCAAGCGCCAGCAGGCCACCACTGTCCAGTCCAAGGTCTTCACCCAGGTCCAGGCCAAGCGCGCCTACTCCTCTGAGATCGCCCAGGCTATGGTCGAGGTCTCCAAGAACTTGGGTATGGGTTCCGCCGCCATCGGTCTTACCGGTGCTGGTATCGGTATCGGTCTGGTCTTCGCTGCCCTCATCAACGGTGTTGCCCGCAACCCTGCCCTCCGTGGCCAGCTCTTCTCCTACGCCATTCTTGGTTTCGCCttcgtcgaggccatcggTCTCTTCGACCTCATGGTTGCCCTCATGGCCAAGTTC ACGTAA
- a CDS encoding Histone acetyltransferase — protein MAPVKRKRPHDEPEPPPPPTAAAAESMTRRATRQTPILPPPIPTSTAASQPHLQPLLPAAVAEEKNPGGHRPSNSRPQPPTKFSETPIPIPKHPSSLTAHPSPLQKPLVQSTSQQPSVPTVPDSRVAARQRHGGAADSPTMAAKEAKENMRPVTLVAPKITYQAPQTQLHRTGSLVRPSPPTGQPPITQHFRPVSTRPYHTIPMTVTAVPVPVPPTSSSTHSKPVQPPVAVAPRTVDKSAPRTDRNIDKVMLGNICFRAWYPSYYGKEVLGDAAGAKGGAGSKNSLSHDLAGGTNSNSGGGGAKNNQRKGADAPMLDRLYVCPVCFKYSKELVAWWGHVRVCERAGTVPGRKVYIHPRGRRLVRKEIARTTGKKTNVAPKYTEEYVTDEGEWSVWEVDGEQDVLFCQNLSLFAKLFLDNKSVFFDVRGFNYFLLVYTPPLKPDSPDPPPRPHIVGFFSKEKMSWDNNNLACILVFPPWQRKGLGALLMGVSYEISRREGVLGGPEKPISELGRKGYKRFWGGEVARWLLDCPTNGRGGGGDTDPALLVDVEDCSRATWITLEDCLGTLREMGVVVEAGKGPGKPRTKNKKRKTGGDGAEAEDGEGDEDVEMEGAGPESEPEPELRPDVPRVRVDKAAVWAWVAANGVSLEKVCDPDGFVEGYAIKEPDAEEDDE, from the exons ATGGCGCCGGTGAAGCGCAAACGACCCCACGACGAACCCGaaccgcctcctccccccaccgccgccgctgccgagtCGATGACGCGTCGCGCAACGCGTCAAACTCCGATCCTGCCTCCTCCGATCCCgacctccaccgccgcctctcAACCGCACTTGCAGCCCTTgctccccgccgccgtcgccgaggagaagaaccCCGGCGGACATCGCCCCTCGAATTCAAGACCACAGCCGCCGACCAAATTCTCCGAGACCCCTATCCCTATACCGAAGCACCCGTCCTCTTTGACGGCGCATCCTTCACCACTTCAAAAACCGCTCGTTCAATCGACAAGCCAGCAGCCGTCGGTTCCTACGGTCCCGGATTCCCGCGTTGCAGCGCGTCAAAGACACGGAGGCGCAGCCGACTCTCCAACGAtggcggccaaggaggcaAAGGAAAACATGAGGCCCGTGACGCTCGTCGCGCCCAAGATCACATACCAAGCGCCGCAAACGCAACTCCACCGGACAGGCAGTCTCGTTCGACCTAGCCCTCCCACGGGCCAGCCGCCCATCACGCAGCACTTCCGACCCGTGTCAACGCGACCATATCACACCATCCCCATGACCGTCACTGCCGTGCCCGTCCCTGTGCCCCCcacgtcgtcatcgacacATTCGAAACCCGTCCAGCCCCCAGTAGCGGTGGCACCGCGGACGGTGGACAAGTCAGCCCCGCGGACGGACCGCAACATCGACAAGGTGATGCTCGGCAACATCTGCTTCCGTGCGTGGTATCCCTCATACTACGGCAAGGaagtcctcggcgacgccgcgggCGCCAAGGGCGGTGCCGGCAGCAAGAACTCGCTGTCCCACGACCTCGCTGGCGgcaccaacagcaacagcggGGGCGGTGGCGCAAAGAACAATCAGCGCAAGGGTGCCGACGCCCCCATGCTCGACAGGCTCTACGTGTGTCCCGTGTGCTTCAAGTACTCGAAGGAGCTGGTGGCGTGGTGGGGCCACGTCCGCGTGTGCGAACGCGCGGGGACGGTCCCGGGGAGGAAGGTCTACATTCACCCGCGCGGCAGGAGACTGGTGCGAAAGGAGATTGCGCggacgacggggaagaagacgaaCGTTGCGCCCAAGTATACCGAGGAGTACGTCACGGACGAGGGGGAGTGGAGTGTGTGGGAGGTTGATGGCGAGCAGGACGTG CTCTTCTGCCAAAACCTCTCGCTTTTCGCCaagctcttcctcgacaaTAAATCCGTCTTCTTCGACGTTCGCGGCTTCAACtacttcctcctcgtctacACGCCGCCGCTGAAGCCCGACAGTCCggacccgccgccgcgcccgcacatcgtcggcttcttctccaaggAGAAGATGTCGTGGGACAACAATAACCTCGCCTGCATCCTCGTGTTCCCACCGTGGCAGCGCAAAGGCCTCGGCGCGCTGCTGATGGGCGTGTCGTACGAGATCTCGCGGCGCGAGGGCGTGCTCGGCGGACCGGAAAAGCCCATCTCGGAGCTGGGCCGCAAGGGATACAAGCGGTTctggggcggcgaggtcgcgaGGTGGCTGCTCGACTGTCCGACGAACGGGAGGGGTGGTGGAGGAGACACCGACCCGGCGTTGTtggtcgatgtcgaggacTGCAGCCGAGCGACGTGGATCACGTTGGAGGACTGTCTCGGCACCTTGCGGGAGATGGGGGTCGTAGTGGAGGCTGGCAAGGGGCCCGGGAAGCCTCGAacgaagaacaagaagaggaagacgggtggcgatggcgcggAAGCAGAGGATGGGGAAGGAGATGAGGACGTGGAGATGGAGGGTGCAGGGCCTGAGTCCGAGCCCGAACCCGAGCTACGGCCGGACGTGCCGCGGGTCAGGGTTGACAAGGCGGCTGTCTGGGCTTGGGTTGCCGCGAACGGGGTCAGCCTGGAGAAGGTGTGCGATCCGGACGGTTTCGTGGAGGGGTATGCTATCAAGGAGCCGGAcgcggaagaggacgacgagtgA